GGCTTGGCGGTGAACCCCGCCGCACGTTCCAGCGCCGCACCGACCTGAAACACCGTGGCCTCGTCCAACGCCTTGCCGATAACCTGAAGACCCAGCGGCAGACCGCCGGAATCCACGCCCGCCGGCACCGAAATCCCCGGCAGACCGGCCAGATTGGTCGTCACCGTGAAGACGTCGTTCAGATACATGGTCAGGGGGTCGATCTGCTTGTCGCCCAGCGCGAAGGCGGCCGACGGCGTCGACGGCGTCAGTATGGCGTCCACCTGACCCCAGACATTGTCGAAGTCCTCGGCGATGCGGCGACGTACCTTCAGCGCTTTGACGTAATAGGCGTCGTAGAAACCGGCCGACAGCACATAGGCGCCAATGGTCAGACGACGCTGGACTTCCTTGCCGAAGCCTTCCGCGCGCGAGGTGGCGTAAAGATCATCCAGCGACTTGAAGTCGTCCGCCCGGTGTCCGAACCGCATCCCGTCATACCGGGCCAGGTTGGACGAGGCCTCTGCGGGCGCCACGATATAATAGGTCGGCAGGGCGTATTTGGTGTGCGGCAGGCTGATCTCGACGATCTCGCAACCGGCGTCCTTCAGCCAGGCCACGCCCTGGTCCCACAGGGCCTGAATCTCGGCCGGCATCCCGTCCACGACATATTCGCGCGGCACGCCGATGCGCAAGCCCTTGACCGACTGACCGACTGATTTCGTCCAATCCGGCGTCGAGACGTCGAGGCTGGTCGAATCCTTGGCGTCGAACGAGCACATGGATTGCAGCAGCAGGGCCGCATCCTCGACCGTCTTGGTGATCGGCCCGGCCTGATCCAGCGACGAGGCGAAGGCCACCATGCCGAACCGGCTGGCGCGGCCATAGGTCGGCTTGATGCCCACCGTGCCGGTGAAGGCGGCGGGCTGTCGGATCGAGCCGCCAGTGTCCGACGCGGTCGCGGCCAGACAAAGGTCCGCCGCGACGGCGCAGGCCGAACCGCCCGACGAACCGCCCGGCGTCAGTTCGGCGCTGGAGCCGTTCGACTTCCACGGGTTCTTCACCGGACCAAAAGCCGAGGTCTCGTTGGACGAGCCCATGGCGAACTCGTCCATGTTAAGCTTGCCAAGCATCACCGCCCCGTCGCGCCACAGATTGGCGGTCACGGTCGATTCATAGGGCGGCACGAAGCCGCGCAGCATGTTGGACCCTGCCGTCGTCTGCACGCCCTCGGTGCAGAACAGGTCCTTGATCCCCAGCGGCGCGCCTTCCAGCGCCCCGCCCTCGCCTGCGGCGATGCGGGCGTCGGAGGCGCGGGCCATGTCCATCGCCTTGTCCGCCGTCACCTCGACATAGGCGTTCAGGGTCGGGTTCGAGGCTTGGATATTGGTGAGAAAGGCCTGGGTGATTTCGGCCGAGGAGAATTCCTTGGCCTTCAGGCCGTCGACGGCCGCCTTCAGGGTCAGTTTGGTCAGGTCGCTCATGATCAGTCGACCACCTTGGGCACGACAAAGAAGCCGTCGGCCGATTTCGGAGCGTTCGACAGGACCGCGTCGCGCTTGCCGCCATCCGTCACCACGTCCTCACGCAGACGCAAGGGCTGGGCGACGTTCGAGGTCATGGGCTCGACGCCATCGACATCGACCTGATCCAACTGCTCGATCCAGGCCAGGATGCCGTTCAGCTCCTGCGCCAGCGGCTCCAGCCGGTCCTCGGGGGTCTTGATGCGGGCGAGATGCGCAACCTTGCGCACCGTCGCAGCGTCGATGGCCATGCGGCCCTCCAATGCACGTCGATAGGGGATGTATCGGCGGGATTAGCCTTCCGACCTCGGATTCACAAGGCGACGGCTTTGACTTCCAGCGGTTTGCGGCCTACCGCCCGGCCGTGCCCGTTCTCGATCTTCTCGACCTGCCCGCCGCCTGCTCGCCCAACACGCCGTGGATGGGGCTGGATCTGGGCGAGAAGACCATTGGGGTCGCGGTGTCGGACGCCACGCGCCTGATCGCCTCGCCGCTGGAGCTGATCCGCAAATCCAAATTCTCGTTGGAGGCCGAACAGCTGTTCAAACTGATGGCCCACCGCAAGGTGTCGGCCCTGGTCATCGGCCTGCCGGTCAATATGGACGGCACGGAGGGTCCGCGCGCTCAGTCCTGCCGCGCCTTCGCCCGTAATCTGGAGCGGCTGCGGCCCGTCAACGTCGCTTTCTGGGACGAGCGCCTGTCCACCAGCGCCGTCGAACGCTTCCTGATCGAGGACCTGGACCTGAATCGCAAGCGCCGCGCCCAGGTCGTGGACCGCACCGCCGCCGCCTGGATTCTGCAAGGGGCGCTGGACCGGGTGCGGGATCAGGCGACCTGGATTTGACGGCCCTGGTCGCCGGCGTCCTGCCGGTCTTTCTGATGA
Above is a genomic segment from Candidatus Brevundimonas colombiensis containing:
- the gatC gene encoding Asp-tRNA(Asn)/Glu-tRNA(Gln) amidotransferase subunit GatC: MAIDAATVRKVAHLARIKTPEDRLEPLAQELNGILAWIEQLDQVDVDGVEPMTSNVAQPLRLREDVVTDGGKRDAVLSNAPKSADGFFVVPKVVD
- the ruvX gene encoding Holliday junction resolvase RuvX, coding for MPVLDLLDLPAACSPNTPWMGLDLGEKTIGVAVSDATRLIASPLELIRKSKFSLEAEQLFKLMAHRKVSALVIGLPVNMDGTEGPRAQSCRAFARNLERLRPVNVAFWDERLSTSAVERFLIEDLDLNRKRRAQVVDRTAAAWILQGALDRVRDQATWI
- the gatA gene encoding Asp-tRNA(Asn)/Glu-tRNA(Gln) amidotransferase subunit GatA, translating into MSDLTKLTLKAAVDGLKAKEFSSAEITQAFLTNIQASNPTLNAYVEVTADKAMDMARASDARIAAGEGGALEGAPLGIKDLFCTEGVQTTAGSNMLRGFVPPYESTVTANLWRDGAVMLGKLNMDEFAMGSSNETSAFGPVKNPWKSNGSSAELTPGGSSGGSACAVAADLCLAATASDTGGSIRQPAAFTGTVGIKPTYGRASRFGMVAFASSLDQAGPITKTVEDAALLLQSMCSFDAKDSTSLDVSTPDWTKSVGQSVKGLRIGVPREYVVDGMPAEIQALWDQGVAWLKDAGCEIVEISLPHTKYALPTYYIVAPAEASSNLARYDGMRFGHRADDFKSLDDLYATSRAEGFGKEVQRRLTIGAYVLSAGFYDAYYVKALKVRRRIAEDFDNVWGQVDAILTPSTPSAAFALGDKQIDPLTMYLNDVFTVTTNLAGLPGISVPAGVDSGGLPLGLQVIGKALDEATVFQVGAALERAAGFTAKPGRWW